One genomic region from Stackebrandtia nassauensis DSM 44728 encodes:
- a CDS encoding catalase encodes MTHEQADDPKDRQLGRDRVDDTDATLTTQQGVQVDHTDDSLSIGERGPTIMEDFHAREKLTHFDHERIPERVVHARGAGAYGHFKPYDSWLSEYTSAGFLTDPARQTPVFVRFSTVAGSRGSADTVRDVRGFATKFYTRQGNYDLVGNNMPVFFIQDGVKFPDFVHAVKPEPHNEIPQAASAHDTLWDFVSLQPETLHMILWLMSDRALPRSYRMMQGFGVHTFRLVNAEGRGTFVKFHWTPKLGTHSLVWDEAQKIAGKDPDFNRRDLWDSIEAGEFPEWELGVQLVDEADESEFDFDLLDATKLIPEERVPVRPVGRMVLDRNPDNFFAETEQVAFHTANLVPGIDFSNDPLLQARNFSYLDTQLIRLGGPNFAQLPVNRPVAEVHNDQRDGYGQHRIHTSRTSYTKNTLSGGCPVLADSGAFSHYAEKIEGHKIRERSDSFKDFYSQATLFWNSMSEVEAEHLVAAFRFELGKVEDTDIRARVVEELNHVDHSLARRVAEGVGVEPPAKETTANHGRSSAALSQLNTRLDQPATRKVAILVADGVDGDGTERLVASLRAQGLIPEKLAPTAGSVRAAGGGEIAVDRAINTMASVLYDGVAVPCGSESVATLSVDGYALHFVAEAYKHAKPIACFGSGLDMLRAAGVNAELAATTEVTVHLGVVTTTAARDELPDRFTEAFAAQLAAHRVWERNTDTVPA; translated from the coding sequence ATGACACACGAACAGGCGGACGATCCGAAAGACCGGCAGCTGGGGCGGGACCGGGTGGACGACACCGACGCCACCCTCACCACCCAGCAGGGAGTCCAGGTCGACCACACCGACGACTCCCTGAGCATCGGCGAGCGCGGGCCCACCATCATGGAGGACTTCCACGCCCGCGAGAAACTCACCCACTTCGACCACGAACGCATCCCCGAGCGGGTGGTGCACGCGCGCGGCGCCGGAGCCTACGGTCACTTCAAGCCCTACGACTCCTGGCTGTCGGAGTACACCAGCGCCGGGTTCCTGACCGACCCGGCGCGACAGACGCCGGTCTTCGTCCGGTTCTCCACGGTGGCGGGTTCGCGCGGCTCAGCCGACACCGTCCGCGACGTACGGGGCTTCGCGACGAAGTTCTACACCCGGCAGGGCAACTACGACCTGGTCGGCAACAACATGCCGGTGTTCTTCATCCAGGACGGCGTCAAGTTCCCCGACTTCGTGCACGCGGTGAAACCCGAGCCCCACAACGAGATCCCGCAGGCCGCCTCCGCGCACGACACGCTGTGGGACTTCGTGTCGCTGCAACCCGAGACGCTCCACATGATCCTGTGGCTGATGTCGGACCGGGCGCTGCCGCGTAGCTACCGGATGATGCAGGGCTTCGGCGTCCACACCTTCCGGCTGGTCAACGCCGAGGGCCGGGGCACCTTCGTGAAGTTCCACTGGACGCCCAAACTGGGCACGCATTCGCTGGTGTGGGACGAGGCCCAGAAGATCGCGGGCAAGGACCCCGACTTCAACCGCCGCGACCTGTGGGACAGCATCGAAGCCGGTGAGTTCCCCGAATGGGAACTGGGGGTGCAGCTCGTTGACGAGGCCGACGAGTCCGAGTTCGACTTCGATCTGCTCGACGCGACCAAACTCATCCCGGAGGAGCGGGTCCCGGTGCGTCCGGTGGGCCGGATGGTCCTGGACCGCAACCCGGACAACTTCTTCGCCGAGACCGAACAGGTCGCCTTCCACACCGCGAACCTGGTGCCGGGCATCGACTTCAGCAACGACCCGCTGTTGCAGGCCCGCAATTTCTCCTATCTGGACACCCAGCTGATCCGGCTGGGCGGACCCAACTTCGCGCAGCTGCCGGTCAACCGGCCGGTGGCCGAGGTCCACAACGACCAGCGCGACGGCTACGGGCAGCACCGGATCCACACGTCCCGGACCTCGTACACCAAGAACACCCTCAGCGGCGGCTGCCCGGTCCTGGCCGACAGCGGGGCCTTCAGCCACTACGCCGAGAAGATCGAGGGCCACAAGATCCGCGAGCGCAGCGACAGCTTCAAGGACTTCTACAGCCAGGCCACGCTGTTCTGGAACAGCATGTCCGAGGTGGAGGCCGAACACCTCGTCGCCGCGTTCCGCTTCGAACTGGGCAAGGTCGAGGACACCGACATCCGCGCCCGCGTCGTCGAGGAACTGAACCATGTGGACCATTCGCTGGCGCGGCGGGTCGCCGAAGGCGTCGGGGTCGAACCACCGGCCAAGGAGACCACCGCCAACCACGGCCGCTCCTCGGCGGCGTTGTCGCAGTTGAACACCCGCCTGGACCAGCCCGCCACCCGCAAGGTCGCGATACTGGTGGCCGACGGCGTGGACGGCGACGGCACCGAGCGACTGGTCGCGAGCCTGCGGGCGCAGGGCCTCATACCCGAGAAACTGGCTCCCACCGCTGGCAGCGTCCGCGCCGCGGGCGGCGGTGAGATCGCCGTCGACCGGGCCATCAACACGATGGCGTCGGTGCTGTACGACGGCGTCGCGGTTCCCTGCGGTTCCGAGAGTGTCGCGACCCTGTCGGTGGACGGTTACGCGCTGCACTTCGTCGCCGAGGCCTACAAGCACGCCAAACCCATAGCCTGCTTCGGATCCGGGCTCGACATGCTGCGGGCCGCCGGGGTCAACGCCGAACTCGCCGCCACCACGGAGGTCACCGTCCACCTGGGAGTGGTGACCACGACGGCGGCCCGGGACGAACTGCCGGATCGCTTCACCGAGGCGTTCGCCGCGCAGCTGGCCGCGCACCGCGTCTGGGAACGCAACACCGACACGGTGCCCGCGTAA
- a CDS encoding ArsR/SmtB family transcription factor, with amino-acid sequence MHSFEFSADDLARTRYAVSPVHELVWSTVTLRKPRKAALHAPWREAVLAKLDPRRFELLFALTSGRTYLPDFLHPAPTRQRPGLRDQLSTVAATDEALAVAQVRRIATEPAPPLREFLARPRAGLDRLVDMMDDYFTAALAPHWPRIRGIAEADIAHRANLTSAHGAAATINDLHSRLSWNGTILDIHIGSSDEPVRNIRDAVLVPCCFAWPTVHPSTAADPDITIAYPPRGVGRLWQSSTARRTDATADLLGTTRTAVLRLLEAAHTTGEVAQALGLSAATASHHLVVLRNAGLAAADRDGRAVRYSRTPLGDTLTG; translated from the coding sequence ATGCACAGTTTCGAATTCAGCGCCGACGATCTCGCCCGCACCCGCTATGCCGTGTCTCCGGTCCATGAGCTGGTGTGGAGCACCGTGACGCTGCGCAAACCCCGCAAGGCCGCGCTGCACGCCCCGTGGCGCGAGGCCGTGTTGGCGAAGCTCGATCCGCGGCGGTTCGAGCTGCTGTTCGCGCTCACCAGCGGCAGGACCTATCTGCCCGACTTCCTCCATCCCGCTCCGACCCGGCAGCGGCCGGGGCTGCGCGACCAGTTGTCCACCGTGGCCGCAACCGACGAGGCGCTTGCCGTGGCACAGGTTCGCCGGATCGCCACCGAGCCCGCGCCGCCGTTGCGGGAGTTCCTGGCTCGGCCCCGTGCGGGCCTGGATCGCTTGGTGGACATGATGGACGACTACTTCACCGCCGCACTGGCACCGCACTGGCCCCGGATTCGCGGTATCGCCGAGGCCGATATCGCCCACCGCGCGAACCTGACCTCGGCGCACGGAGCCGCCGCCACGATCAACGATCTGCATTCCCGGTTGAGCTGGAACGGCACCATTCTCGATATCCACATCGGAAGCTCTGACGAACCGGTGCGGAACATTCGCGACGCCGTTCTCGTCCCGTGCTGTTTCGCCTGGCCGACGGTACATCCCTCCACTGCGGCCGACCCGGACATCACGATCGCCTACCCGCCGCGAGGTGTCGGCCGACTGTGGCAGTCCAGCACTGCCCGACGGACCGACGCCACGGCGGATCTGTTGGGCACCACCAGGACCGCGGTACTGCGACTGCTGGAAGCCGCCCACACCACCGGCGAGGTCGCCCAGGCGCTCGGCCTCTCCGCCGCCACCGCCTCCCACCACCTGGTGGTGCTGCGCAACGCGGGGCTCGCCGCCGCCGACCGCGACGGCCGGGCCGTCCGCTACTCCCGCACTCCGCTCGGCGACACCCTGACGGGTTGA
- a CDS encoding aldo/keto reductase gives MEKRTLGGLTVSALGLGCMGMSVGYGPADDATSASVIRRAVERGVTLIDTADAYGSPQPGHNEELVGRAVADRRDDLVIATKFGLRFGDGEPFRVDSSPEYARAACDASLKRLGMETVDLYYLHRRDPAVPIEDTVGAMAELVAAGKVRHLGLSEVSAATLRAAHAVHPIAAVQVEYSLFTRFVEDELLDTCRELGVGIVAYSPLGRGLLTGAVTSRADLSEDDNRLGNPRFSDEHLAANLRLVDVVREVAAEKGCTPAQLALAWLLARGEDIVPIPGTRRVSALEENLAAAQLRLDESELARLASINPEAVRGERLAAAPLARTGH, from the coding sequence ATGGAAAAACGAACACTGGGCGGTCTGACGGTTTCGGCACTGGGGCTGGGCTGCATGGGTATGAGCGTCGGATACGGACCGGCCGACGACGCGACCTCCGCGTCGGTCATCCGCCGGGCTGTCGAACGGGGCGTGACCCTGATCGACACCGCCGACGCCTACGGATCGCCGCAGCCCGGCCACAACGAGGAGCTCGTCGGTCGAGCGGTGGCCGACCGTCGCGACGACCTGGTCATCGCGACGAAGTTCGGGCTGCGATTCGGCGACGGCGAACCGTTCCGTGTGGACAGTTCACCGGAGTACGCGCGGGCGGCGTGCGACGCGTCGCTGAAGCGGCTCGGCATGGAGACCGTCGACCTGTACTACCTGCACCGACGCGATCCCGCCGTGCCGATCGAGGACACCGTGGGCGCGATGGCGGAGCTGGTCGCGGCCGGGAAAGTCCGCCATCTCGGACTGTCGGAAGTGAGCGCCGCGACCTTGCGGGCCGCGCACGCCGTCCACCCGATCGCGGCGGTACAGGTGGAGTATTCGCTGTTCACCCGGTTCGTCGAGGACGAGCTGCTGGACACCTGCCGGGAACTCGGCGTCGGGATCGTCGCGTACTCGCCGCTGGGGCGCGGGCTGTTGACCGGCGCCGTCACGTCGCGAGCCGACCTGTCCGAGGACGACAACCGGCTGGGCAACCCGAGATTCAGCGACGAGCACCTGGCCGCGAACCTGCGGCTCGTGGACGTGGTGCGAGAGGTTGCCGCCGAGAAGGGGTGCACACCAGCGCAACTGGCGCTGGCGTGGCTGCTGGCGCGAGGCGAGGACATCGTCCCGATCCCGGGCACCCGGCGAGTGTCTGCTTTGGAGGAGAATCTGGCGGCGGCACAGCTGCGACTCGACGAGTCGGAACTGGCGCGGTTGGCGTCGATCAACCCGGAGGCGGTTCGCGGCGAACGTCTCGCGGCGGCACCGCTGGCACGCACCGGTCACTGA